One segment of Capnocytophaga sp. oral taxon 878 DNA contains the following:
- a CDS encoding aminotransferase class V-fold PLP-dependent enzyme, producing MKSISEIRADFPILSRTIHKRPLIYFDNGATSQTPTQVVEAIVRYYTYQNANIHRGVHTLSQEATDAYEHARQKVQHHFNAQKSSEIIFTAGTTHGINLVANGYGTLMQTGDEVIISASEHHSNIVPWQLACQRSGATLKVIPMNEQGILDMEVYSNLLNKRTKVVCVQHVSNALGNIHPVKEIIDKAHAVGAVVLVDGAQAAPHLQPNVQALDVDFYAVSAHKMYGPTGVGALYGKEELLLQLPPYQGGGEMIKEVCFEQSTYADLPYKFEAGTPNICGGIAFAAALDYIHQLGMEAIAAYEHQLLEYAIAKLQGINGITLYGNPDLAQRTAVISFNLQGIHPYDVGVILDQMGIAVRTGHHCAQPIMDFYNIPGTVRISFAVYNTFEEIDVLIEGIKKAQAMLS from the coding sequence ATGAAATCCATCAGCGAAATACGTGCCGATTTTCCTATACTTTCACGTACTATTCACAAACGTCCTCTTATCTACTTTGATAATGGGGCTACTTCTCAAACACCTACTCAGGTAGTAGAGGCTATTGTACGTTACTATACTTACCAAAATGCTAATATCCACAGAGGGGTGCATACTCTCAGTCAGGAGGCTACTGATGCTTATGAGCATGCAAGGCAGAAAGTACAACATCACTTCAACGCCCAAAAGTCTTCTGAAATTATTTTTACAGCGGGTACTACTCATGGTATCAACTTAGTGGCTAATGGCTATGGTACCTTAATGCAAACGGGTGATGAAGTAATTATTTCGGCTTCTGAACATCATAGTAATATAGTGCCTTGGCAGTTGGCTTGCCAACGGAGTGGCGCTACCCTGAAAGTAATACCAATGAACGAGCAAGGTATTTTGGATATGGAAGTCTATAGCAATTTGCTAAATAAGCGTACTAAAGTTGTGTGTGTACAACACGTATCAAACGCTTTAGGCAATATTCACCCTGTAAAAGAAATTATTGATAAAGCTCACGCTGTGGGGGCTGTGGTTTTAGTAGATGGAGCGCAAGCTGCTCCACACTTACAACCGAATGTTCAAGCTCTTGATGTAGATTTTTACGCTGTATCGGCTCATAAAATGTATGGTCCTACAGGAGTAGGAGCTTTATACGGCAAAGAAGAATTGTTATTGCAGCTGCCTCCTTACCAAGGAGGAGGGGAAATGATTAAAGAGGTGTGTTTTGAGCAAAGTACTTATGCCGACCTGCCTTATAAGTTTGAAGCTGGTACGCCTAATATTTGTGGAGGGATAGCTTTTGCTGCTGCTCTTGACTATATACACCAGTTAGGGATGGAGGCTATAGCAGCTTATGAGCATCAGTTATTGGAATATGCTATAGCTAAGCTGCAAGGTATAAATGGTATTACTCTTTATGGCAATCCAGATTTGGCACAACGTACCGCAGTTATATCATTTAATTTGCAGGGTATTCATCCTTATGATGTTGGGGTTATTCTCGATCAGATGGGGATTGCTGTACGTACGGGGCACCATTGCGCCCAACCTATTATGGACTTTTATAACATACCGGGCACGGTGCGTATTAGTTTTGCTGTGTATAACACTTTTGAAGAGATAGATGTCTTAATAGAAGGTATAAAAAAAGCTCAGGCAATGCTGAGCTAA
- a CDS encoding immunity 17 family protein has translation MGTFKEWIKQNPYIAGGVIALLLAGFGICLIIGAIKDWDWLYEPDEHYQNNWTMGQISRYLGRKAARMIGVLGGVLFIVIGLYLSYIAFTCKG, from the coding sequence ATGGGAACATTTAAAGAGTGGATTAAACAAAATCCTTATATAGCAGGAGGTGTAATAGCCCTATTACTAGCAGGTTTTGGTATTTGTCTTATTATAGGAGCTATAAAAGATTGGGATTGGTTATATGAACCAGATGAGCACTACCAAAATAACTGGACAATGGGGCAAATAAGTCGCTATTTGGGGCGAAAAGCAGCTCGTATGATAGGAGTTTTAGGTGGTGTTCTCTTTATTGTAATAGGACTTTACCTATCATATATAGCTTTTACTTGTAAAGGATAA